The segment CGGAGTCCAGGCGATCGATGTCGCGGCGATTCAATCCACCCGGGAGGCAAAAGCTGGCGAAGGTACATGCAGAGCAGCGAGGCATTTTCAAGTGAGGCGATGCGAGAGGGGCGCAATTTCCGTAACTTGCAGACCGTTGGCAGCGATGGCTACCCGGAAGGCGAGAGGCGGTGGCGGACACCTGGGTGGTGGCGTGTGCTTGACGCCACCCCCGGCTTTATTGCTTTGGACCCGCAGAGGAGACTCCCTCATGCGTGAGATCAGAAGGTTTGCCAGTCGTCGTGACCTGACTTGCCTTCCAGAGTGGCCAGCGCAAACTGGCTGGATGGGTTCATCACCTTGGTTTTCGCAACCTTCTTGACGATGGGCGCAACGGCTTTTGGCACGGAGGCGCGAGGCACGGTGACGGCGCCGGTACCGTTCGCGAGACGGAAGAACATCATGTCCTCCTTCATTCGCCGCGCCTGTTCCTGAAGAGACTGAGAGGCGGCCGCAGCCTCTTCGACCAACGCGGCGTTGTGCTGCGCGGCTGCGTCAATCTGGTTGATGGCGACGTGTATTTGTTCACCCCCACGGCTTCGCTTATCGGACGTGGCGGCGATCTCTCCAATAATGTCCGACATCCTGTTGATCACGCTGATGACTTCCTGCATGGATGCGCCCACGTCGCCAGCCTGGCGCGACCCTTCCTCCACGGTGGCGGAGAGCCTTTCATCCATCAACTTCAAGGCGTCAATAGCGCGACCAATCTCGTCCTGGGTATCAACGACGATAGGCTGGCCGAGCTTTCCTTTGGAGACATCGGCGGCATTATTCAATGCCTTGTCGGGCGGCTTTGTTACCCCACGCGTCAGCAAGGTGGCGATTACCAGCGACAACAGGATGCCAGCGGCCATCAGCAAAGCGGCCATCACCAGGATCGTCTTCGTCATGCCCGAGCTTTCCTTCACGGCCGCTTCCGCCTGCGCGGCGTTGTCGTTTATGGCCTTGTCGATCAACTCGTTCAGGCGGTCAGCTTGCACGGCGACGTTGGCGTCCTGATATTCCTTGGCCGCAACATAGTCTTCCGCACGAAGCAGGGCCAGCACCTTGTCGTTCTCCGGGAGGAGTTGCTTCAGTGCAGCATTGATCTGCGTGGCAAGTTCTCGTTCGCTGGGCGAGGTGATGCCGTCCGGGTAGTAGCGCGCCCAAGCATCTTCGATGGCGGCGCGTGACGCGGCGATGTCCTTCTCTGCCTGTGCGGTGGCTTGCGGCGAAGCTTCGACCTGTGCACGCCAGAGATTCATACGTATGCGCAAGGAGTGCGCCCTGACCGAAGCCACGCGAACAAGTGGTGTGGTATTGGACGCATAGAGTGCCTCGATGCGCTCACCAAGCGTGGACAGACCGTAATAGCCAAATGCGCCAACGCCGGTCAGCAGTAATGCAAACAATGCGAACCCCGCTATAAGCCTGGATTTGATGCCGATAAGAATATTCTTCATTTTATGAAAA is part of the Cupriavidus metallidurans CH34 genome and harbors:
- a CDS encoding MCP four helix bundle domain-containing protein encodes the protein MKNILIGIKSRLIAGFALFALLLTGVGAFGYYGLSTLGERIEALYASNTTPLVRVASVRAHSLRIRMNLWRAQVEASPQATAQAEKDIAASRAAIEDAWARYYPDGITSPSERELATQINAALKQLLPENDKVLALLRAEDYVAAKEYQDANVAVQADRLNELIDKAINDNAAQAEAAVKESSGMTKTILVMAALLMAAGILLSLVIATLLTRGVTKPPDKALNNAADVSKGKLGQPIVVDTQDEIGRAIDALKLMDERLSATVEEGSRQAGDVGASMQEVISVINRMSDIIGEIAATSDKRSRGGEQIHVAINQIDAAAQHNAALVEEAAAASQSLQEQARRMKEDMMFFRLANGTGAVTVPRASVPKAVAPIVKKVAKTKVMNPSSQFALATLEGKSGHDDWQTF